The genomic DNA TTGACACTGGACCGGGATACAAGCGTCGCTGGACTCTTTGCCGTGGAACAAATCACGGAAACGCAACTTTCCTCTCATGATCTGAACAAGAGTGATGTTCTTATTCTCAGCGGCGTACGGGATTTCTCAACCGGAGAGGCTGATCGCATTGCCCAGTTTGTCAACGGCGGCGGCGGATTGATGCTGTTCGCCGGGAAGGACATGAATATCAACAACTACAACGACGTTCTCTTTCCCAAACTCGGCATGCCGAAAATGTTGCCGCCGAAACTTGTCGGAACAGCAGATCAGCCGGTGTCGGGCTTTCTTTCCTTTCAGAAGATCGAATTCGAGCATCCTCTGTTTGCCGGGCTGTTTGAGCAGCAGCAGGAAAGAACAACTCAGCCCGCTGTCGAATCACCAAGAGTCCTGCGCACGCTTGTTCCGCAGGCCGGAACAAAGGGACACACGATCATTTCTCTTTCCGACGGCACCGGTTTCCTGACCGAGTATCAGCACGGAGCAGGCAGGATCCTTCTCTTTTCCGTTGAAGCCGGATTGACGTGGTCGGATTTTCCACTCAAAGGAATTTTCGTTCCTTTGCTGTACCGTTCAGGCTTGTACCTTTCTCAAGCCGAACCGCCGTCTTCATCCACAGCGGGAGATGAAATCACGATTCACTTGAGGCTCAGGAATCGGTCGGATAAAGACGCATTTGTGCTGCGTTCTCCTTCAGGAATCGACGAGCGAGTTGTGCCGCAGTTCATGACGCAAACAAGTACAGCATCGTTTTCATCCACCGCTTCAGCCGAAGCAGGTATGTATGAACTGAGAAAGCTTGCAGGTGAAAAAGAGGGCGAGTTGCTTCATGCAGTCCCGGTCAACATCGCATCCTCGGAAACCGACCTGACGCACGCAAGCGACGAAATCGTGAACGCATTCTTCGCGAGCGTCGGTTTGAAGCCCGAACAAGTCCGCCGGCTATCCGGCAACGACAAGATTGACACTGTTGTGCTGGAATCCCGCTTCGGTATCGAATTGTGGAAGTATTTTGTCGGATTGGCATTGTTGTTCGCGTTGATCGAAATGGCTATCGGCCGCGAGTCAAAAGAGCAGAAGATCTAGTATGCGTGCAAAAAGTTTCGAGCGAAAAACCGACATCAACCTGATTGCCACGGCCGAGAAGGAACGTGCCGTACTTATCGGCGTCACAACACGTTCCCTCTCGGACACGCTGCGGGAAAGCGAGCTGAATGCCGACTACGGCCTCGCCACCGACCGCAGCCGGCGGGCAAACGCGTTGCGAAGCCGCGTGGAGGATTATCTTGAAGAATTGGAACTGCTTGCCGAATCGGCAGGTGCGGAAGTTGTCGGGACGTTGATTCAGGAACGGCAGAGCATTGACCCTGCATATTTCATCGGCAGCGGAAAAGCCCGGGAACTTGGTGATTTTGTTGAGAAGGAAAGGAT from Bacteroidota bacterium includes the following:
- a CDS encoding BatA domain-containing protein produces the protein MTFLNPLLLFGLIAAAIPIIIHLLNLRKLKTVEFSTLQFLKELQKTKMRRVKIRQWLLLALRTLLIIAVVMAFSRPAMRGSLAGFGGATTAKTTLVILLDDSPSMNVRNERGTFFAQAKEAASRILDVVKDGDELHFVTLSSIRHAPTINAAHSPAPIRAMLEQLTPSQETFPFRDALGVAAKLISESKNFNREVYLITDAQATQFAQRGRADTTDLFDDHVKLFLADVRSGSTTRIDNAGITSAEISSKIVTQNKPLTIKAQVQNAGSSALRNAALSVYLDGSRVFQHSMDIEQGGIETPALSVVPKRRGIIKGYLRLEDDAFEADNIRHFVVNVPDIIRVLGVGASTADTRLAHLALTLDRDTSVAGLFAVEQITETQLSSHDLNKSDVLILSGVRDFSTGEADRIAQFVNGGGGLMLFAGKDMNINNYNDVLFPKLGMPKMLPPKLVGTADQPVSGFLSFQKIEFEHPLFAGLFEQQQERTTQPAVESPRVLRTLVPQAGTKGHTIISLSDGTGFLTEYQHGAGRILLFSVEAGLTWSDFPLKGIFVPLLYRSGLYLSQAEPPSSSTAGDEITIHLRLRNRSDKDAFVLRSPSGIDERVVPQFMTQTSTASFSSTASAEAGMYELRKLAGEKEGELLHAVPVNIASSETDLTHASDEIVNAFFASVGLKPEQVRRLSGNDKIDTVVLESRFGIELWKYFVGLALLFALIEMAIGRESKEQKI